In Pseudomonas sp. P5_109, the genomic window TGCCCGGGCGATGTCCCTGCAGCAGTCACTGCCCACCTGGCTTGGAATGGCTGCGCTCGAGGATCAGCGGCTGCACGTTGAACTGCTGGAGCAATACCGCAACAGCGTCGAGGAGGACAAAGACTACTTGCACGGGATCACTCCCCTCAGGTCGTATGTGCATGAACGGTTGACGACGCTGCTCGCCAACCGTTTCCCTGACAGCAAGCTGAACCCCGACGATATTGACATCATCCCCGACCTCAACCTGATCGGCCCCGCCCGAAACTTGACCGAGTTTGCCCTGAACCATGTCAGCGTCGCGCAAGGTTCCGGATTCCAGGTCGCCTCGACAGCCACTCAGACGCTGCCCAAGGGGCTGGACCAGGCTGCGGTCCGCCAACTGCTGCAGTCATTGAACATCGTGCAAAGCTACGCGACACAGGTAGAGCAGAAATTGTCCGGTGCAACGGCCGACGTCGAAAGCCGGATACAGCGCTTCGTCAAACAACTGCCCTGGCAGCTGCTGCAACACGCTCACGAACTGAAGCTGTTGCAAAGGCTATCCCATAGCGCGTTCGATTTGCTTCGACAGGTGCTGGACATGCCGGACGCCACTGCCCGCGCGGCCGTGCAAGGAGCACACGCGATTGCCCGGCCACTGGAGCTGATCAAGACCACCGGCGGCGGCGCCGTCAAAGCGCTGGGCCTGTACCTGGTGAGCCCCGGCATCGCAAAGACCGGGCCGCACATCCTCTATGCCCCTTACCTCCCTGGCGGTTCTCCTTTCATCGAGTTCGACACCGAGGCCAGCGTTGTCTCGGCGCTGAACACGCCGGGGCTCTTGCAGGAAATGCTGATCCGCCGCCTGCCGGACAGCGAGCAGTCCGTCTTTCGCAACCTGTTCAAATCGACCGCTGGGCAATTGAGCGAGATCACCCTGGCGTCCAACCCCATTGGCGGCAACTTGCTCACCCACCTGTTCCACGACAACACAAAACTGCTGTCGCACATGCTCGGCAGCCAGTTGCAGGCAGTCGGACAGGCAGACTGGGAGGCGGTCAAACATCTGTTCAGCGCCGGTATCCAGCGCGTCCTGGGTCTGTTGCCCGGCAAGCTCGCTTATCTGCAATTTCTCTGGAACGCTTACCGGGACGCGCTCAACTCGGCTGAAGCGCTGCAGGACCATCACTGGAAAGTCGCGCTGGAGGACTTTATTGCCGGTGCGGTGCAACTCATCACGCTGGGCAAGTTGTCGCTGGAGGGGTGGACTGAAACAGCCCAAGTCAGCCACGAAACCCTTGCCCCGCCGGTTGCCACCCCGATCGTCGCGCCAAAGTGGTCCGAGGTCGACTCGACGGCGCCGCTGCGCACGCGGCTGCAACCGTTCGAAACCACGGTCGAACTCAAGAACCTGACGAAAAACAGCGCTGACGGTACCTACCTCGATGCGGCGAGCAAAAAAACCTACGCCCCCATCGCCGGCAAGGTGTACGCCGTGGAAAAAACCGGGGCAGCCTGGCGAATGATCAAAGGCAAGGAAGCAGGCCCGGTATTGCTGACTGCGCCAGACAAGCAATTGGTGATCGACCCGGACATCCATACGGTCCACTTCGGCAAGGCCATGTCGACCATGCAAAACCGGCTTGCCCATGCCCATATCGCCAGGGAGGTGCTGAACATCGAAGCCCGGGGCATGGAAGACATTCGCGCCAGGCATCCCGAAAAAGCCCGAATGATCGTGCAGGCCATCGACATGGCCCGTTACTACGCGTTCAACAGCTTGCACAACATGGCGCAGCTGCGGAAGTTAGTCCCCGGGACCCGGCTGGACACCTTCCTCAAACGTTTCTTTGGTGTAAGCCAGGTGAACACAGCGCTGATCGACAAAATCAAGAGCGCCATTCTTCCCATCTGCAATGCGCTGGTCGACCCCGATGAAGACTGGATGAACTCCCATCGCTTTATCGTGGGTTCAAACCGGGACCCGCAGGAAAACCTCATCGCGTTTGTCCTGGAAAAGGATCTACAGCGCAACGTGCATTTCACCGAACGGTTTTTCGATCAGCAGCTCGACTGGTACAAATCCTGCCTGACTGAACCTTTCAACGTCGACGGCCACAGCCAGGCCGCCACGCTGATCCACGAATTCGCCCATTTGTTTTCCAAGGCCCTGGACATTGCGTCCCTTGAGGCCAGGCGGCCGTTCAGCGATCTGGTGGCGCCGAACAGCGCCTTTGGCATCGCCATGAAACAGTCTCAACTGGACTTCCAGCGTGTGGCCTTGTCGATGGAGACGCCAAAGGAGGAACTGTTTGCACGCTGGAACCGTGGGCTGCAAACGTGGATCAGCCTGGACTCGATTCCGGATGCCTATCACGTCGGCAAGGCCGTTTTGAAGCTGACGGGCAGCGATACCATGGAGCAGGCACGGGAAGCGTTCCTGGACGTGGAAAATGCGACCTTCAGGACCGATGTCATTTTGCACAACGCCGATTCCCTCGCGTTCCTGATCTGCGAAATGGGCCGACAACTGGACCCGGTGCCGCCCGCAACGGCCTCCGCAACCGGATCCTGACATCACAACGCGCAGGTCCCCGGACCTGCGCGGCATATCGCTCGCGATGGCACTGTGATGATTATTTTGATCTTTTTTCACGCCTCCCTATGGATACTGCCAGTCGACGACAGGCTATCCCCAGGCGATGCGTTGAAAAAAAACTACACATTGATGGTTAAATGCCATGACTGATGTTCTCGCAGGCTTGCCCCAAAGGTTAGAATGCACGAAATCAGGATGAGCCAATGACCGAACACACGCTCTCGGAAGCCGAATACGATGCCATCACCGATGCCGCCGCGCATTGGTGCATGCGTCTGCACGCCAATGATTGCACCGGGCAAGAGCGCCAGGCGTTCGAGCAATGGCGTGACGCGCACCCGCTCCACGCCTTCGAGTACGAAGCGATGCTGGAGATCTGGGAGGTTGCTGGCGACTTGCCCCCTCCCGAGCCCGTCGTGCCGCTGGTTCGCCCCCAACCCGAACATCCGTGGCGCCGCCTGGCGATCGCCGCGGCGGTCTGCGCCCTGGCGCTGCCGCTGGCGGGTTATGGCGGCTGGCACCTGGGCTGGGTACCGAACGCGTACCAGCACTTCGAAGCGACCGACAATGTTCGCACGGTCACCTTGAAAGATGGCAGCCAGGTGGAGCTGAACCTGGGCAGTGAGCTGACGTACAGCAACTACAAGGATCAGCGGCAAGTCACGCTGAAGAAAGGCGAAGCCTTCTTCAGTGTCAGCCATGACACCCGTCACCCTTTTGTGGTCAAGGCCGCCGAAGGCCGGATTCGGGTGACCGGCACCCAATTCAACGTGTGGATGTATGAAGATCAGGTCAAGGTCAATCTGATCGAGGGTTCGGTACTGGTCAGCAGCAACGACGACATGCCCGGCGACGGTTTGCGCCTGGGCCCCGCGATGCAGGCCAGTTATCGCCACGGTGACTTCAGCCCGCGCATCAGCCAGACTTATGACAATGACAGTTCGCTGGCCTGGCGCCAGGGCAAACTGGTGCTCGACGACCTGGCCCTGAACGATGCGCTGCCGCTGATCAATCGTTACCTGGACAAACCACTGATGGTCGCGGACAACAGCACCGGTTCGATCCACATCGGCGGCATCTACAACATCAAGGAGATTAACGGCCTGGTGAAGTCCTTGCCGCGGGTCCTGCCGGTCTACCTGACCCGTAACCAGGACGGCAACCTGGTGGTTAACGCGATTCCGCAAAAGAACCCGAAAAGCTGAAAAGGCCGCCACCCTTGCGGGGTGCGGCCTTCAGTATCCATTCAACGCTCCATTTCTTTACTGTGCGGCGACCTTGGCAGCCTTTGCGTCCTGCTGATTGATCGTCTGTACCTGATAGTTCGGATCGGACAGGATCTGTTGCTCGGTAAAGGGCAACACGCTCCATTGCTTCTTCGAAAAGGCCTGGGTCTGATCCCGCGAGAACTTCGACGCCGGGTCACTGGACAATGAGAACGCCAGCAGCCCTTTGGCCTGCGGTCCGTTTTCGTCAAAAGTCACCACTTGCAGGTAACTCGTGCCACTGACCACTTCACGCTTGCCATCGCTGCGCGGCACGCTCTGGATGGCGTTGTAGACCCCCAGCGTACCCGGCCCGCCATGGATCGGCGTCTGTTGGCCACCGCTGCTGACCACCTGGATATCGCCCCAGCGACTGTTCGGCTTGAGGCCTGACGCCTTGACCTGTTCCGCCGAAGCCAGCATCGCGGCCCGTAGCGCCTTCGCCACTGGCGGGTGATCAACCGCCAGGCCGCGCGGGGTATGTTGCGGATCCAGCGGATCGAAGGCGACACGCCAGATGTCCGGTGCTTGCTCCAGTGCCTCCATGACATTCTGGAAGTGCACAAAGCCCAGGCCGCTGTTCAGGTTGGCCTTGCGGTCCCACGCCTTGAAGCTGGCACACAGCGGTGTGAGCGCTTTGGCCTCGGCACCGAGATCCGCCGCGCAGAATTGCAGCAGGTCCGGCATCACTTGCGCCGCCTGATACACCTGATCGTCCATGACCATGTGCTGCAAGTCCGCCGCCGCGATCTTGCCCGCCTGGCCCAGCGTACTCAAACGGTCCAGGGCAAAGCGTGAACGCAGGCCCAATGGCTGGCTGTCCTGGCTGATCAGCGGGGAATAGCCGGTCAGCGGTTGCGCGGGGTTGGCCATCCACGCCGAATCGTTGGAGTGCTGGACGAAATCCTTGCGCAGCAATTGCGGCAACTTGTCCGCGGCATAGATGCCCTGCTGTGGCGCCTGCGGATCGATGTCCCAGGCGCAGGCGCTGTTGGAACCGTCGAGAATGATCATCTGCAGGCCGATCCGCGGATCGCTGCATTGCGCCAGCTTGTCGACGCTGACGTTGGGCACCACCGAGAGGTTCATGTACAGCGTCTGCCCCTGATCGTCCGCCGCCAGGGTGTTGACCCACGGTATGCCCTGGATCTTGTGGACCGAGGCCTGGAAATCCTCGAGGTTTTCTGCGCGGTTCATCGCGTACCACTGCTGCAGGACGCGGTCGTTATCCAGGTTGGCGTCGCGCAGGCTGAAGGCGTACTGATGATCCCAATCCAGTTTGCCTGGCCATTGCACCACCGGACCGAACTTCGAGCTGTAGACCACGTGGGGAATCGCCTGGACCTGCCCGTCCGCCTGCCGGATGTTGACGGTCACGGTCTGCTTGTCCATTGGCAAGGACTGGCCGTCGAGCAGGTAACGGGTCGAATCCTTGGGATCGAGTTGCAGGCGATACAGGGTGAAATGCCTGGAGGAATCTACGGTGTGGGTCCAGGCCAGGTGTTGATTGAAACCGATGTTGATCAGCGGCAGGCCGGGCAACGCCGCGCCCATCACATCCAGTTTGCCTGGAATGGTCAGGTGCATCTGATAAAAACGCATGCCGCCCACCCAAGGGAAGTGCGGATTGGCCAGCAACATGCCGCGTCCG contains:
- a CDS encoding dermonecrotic toxin domain-containing protein, with amino-acid sequence MSTPVIPLFFPEALTLPGLWGELGKTHGLTQKDFQWFSHIELASQALRDKQTPPMLAKTIVLKIPGLEPLPLAGSFLLTATPDDNGVILYTPYAGIQKFTDRSAMTEQLVKQLKAADEDDNLLAFMALSQRKAVADASTIELDFQSIEGDVFEDQRNTLSHNQQLNDQALLDELKTLPSLTSLLDALLAEQLAGAFPGVDQRQTQVNFHLAATEGNDDASRPMRRWINCLSLSDAVLLHYRHQRWPSGQTHEFSHSKQSPAKADQSHWETAVTTVSRKLVHLLVGQLEQYWNAASADGVSRREFFGRAIADQWRVQLLLKREAAIITPEQSRDLHALISTASRANASMTIETPRLWEYPANNVELAGSLMISASHAYLYTPTEGLQVLSNYQDLRDTLLAKFSAAGHEDELYGLLSLDERQRFIGFNRPKVTGEVISGAIFSKLLDAIVTKQLQNMDYTLQVFRHSDGAVDIHALFDKALDIRSMISERLLALETDGRWSTRPVLSGDQRPAMVRADTAATFVKSFSDIETLINTDFTAQPLASLALQRVSLINLLPRLAHTLSVGIRGEASLRRLGATLREADRSIVETVFNPDHGERRNRLSLKGFRPDAYSLTLECSGLRNVLPLAHCLLLTERGGLDPSHSGRTILWTPANGVEAFDNLSRARQELNRRLLDPQQRLALLENLTPSQHLFHQSYSLGALRLIEGPVLELVARSSFDHFLARCEQVRSFKLDDTKQKKALSALTANGINTNLRRATSIARAMSLQQSLPTWLGMAALEDQRLHVELLEQYRNSVEEDKDYLHGITPLRSYVHERLTTLLANRFPDSKLNPDDIDIIPDLNLIGPARNLTEFALNHVSVAQGSGFQVASTATQTLPKGLDQAAVRQLLQSLNIVQSYATQVEQKLSGATADVESRIQRFVKQLPWQLLQHAHELKLLQRLSHSAFDLLRQVLDMPDATARAAVQGAHAIARPLELIKTTGGGAVKALGLYLVSPGIAKTGPHILYAPYLPGGSPFIEFDTEASVVSALNTPGLLQEMLIRRLPDSEQSVFRNLFKSTAGQLSEITLASNPIGGNLLTHLFHDNTKLLSHMLGSQLQAVGQADWEAVKHLFSAGIQRVLGLLPGKLAYLQFLWNAYRDALNSAEALQDHHWKVALEDFIAGAVQLITLGKLSLEGWTETAQVSHETLAPPVATPIVAPKWSEVDSTAPLRTRLQPFETTVELKNLTKNSADGTYLDAASKKTYAPIAGKVYAVEKTGAAWRMIKGKEAGPVLLTAPDKQLVIDPDIHTVHFGKAMSTMQNRLAHAHIAREVLNIEARGMEDIRARHPEKARMIVQAIDMARYYAFNSLHNMAQLRKLVPGTRLDTFLKRFFGVSQVNTALIDKIKSAILPICNALVDPDEDWMNSHRFIVGSNRDPQENLIAFVLEKDLQRNVHFTERFFDQQLDWYKSCLTEPFNVDGHSQAATLIHEFAHLFSKALDIASLEARRPFSDLVAPNSAFGIAMKQSQLDFQRVALSMETPKEELFARWNRGLQTWISLDSIPDAYHVGKAVLKLTGSDTMEQAREAFLDVENATFRTDVILHNADSLAFLICEMGRQLDPVPPATASATGS
- a CDS encoding acylase, with the protein product MIISSQLTRLSLAGLTLGLSLAASASTAPAQTSADIRRTSFGVPHIRAADERGLGYGIGYAYAQDNLCLLANEITTVNGERSRYFGPDQFTVEERENLVSDVFLTWLNTPQAVAGFWQAQTPEVRELVEGYVAGYNRSLSERRTQGLPPQCQGDWVRDITAMDLVKLTRRLLVEGGVGQFAEALAGATPPKAETQASNAPAAFQVAATRMQRFALDRGSNAVAIGSERSFNGRGMLLANPHFPWVGGMRFYQMHLTIPGKLDVMGAALPGLPLINIGFNQHLAWTHTVDSSRHFTLYRLQLDPKDSTRYLLDGQSLPMDKQTVTVNIRQADGQVQAIPHVVYSSKFGPVVQWPGKLDWDHQYAFSLRDANLDNDRVLQQWYAMNRAENLEDFQASVHKIQGIPWVNTLAADDQGQTLYMNLSVVPNVSVDKLAQCSDPRIGLQMIILDGSNSACAWDIDPQAPQQGIYAADKLPQLLRKDFVQHSNDSAWMANPAQPLTGYSPLISQDSQPLGLRSRFALDRLSTLGQAGKIAAADLQHMVMDDQVYQAAQVMPDLLQFCAADLGAEAKALTPLCASFKAWDRKANLNSGLGFVHFQNVMEALEQAPDIWRVAFDPLDPQHTPRGLAVDHPPVAKALRAAMLASAEQVKASGLKPNSRWGDIQVVSSGGQQTPIHGGPGTLGVYNAIQSVPRSDGKREVVSGTSYLQVVTFDENGPQAKGLLAFSLSSDPASKFSRDQTQAFSKKQWSVLPFTEQQILSDPNYQVQTINQQDAKAAKVAAQ
- a CDS encoding FecR family protein, yielding MTEHTLSEAEYDAITDAAAHWCMRLHANDCTGQERQAFEQWRDAHPLHAFEYEAMLEIWEVAGDLPPPEPVVPLVRPQPEHPWRRLAIAAAVCALALPLAGYGGWHLGWVPNAYQHFEATDNVRTVTLKDGSQVELNLGSELTYSNYKDQRQVTLKKGEAFFSVSHDTRHPFVVKAAEGRIRVTGTQFNVWMYEDQVKVNLIEGSVLVSSNDDMPGDGLRLGPAMQASYRHGDFSPRISQTYDNDSSLAWRQGKLVLDDLALNDALPLINRYLDKPLMVADNSTGSIHIGGIYNIKEINGLVKSLPRVLPVYLTRNQDGNLVVNAIPQKNPKS